In one window of Methanosarcinales archaeon DNA:
- a CDS encoding sulfite exporter TauE/SafE family protein, with amino-acid sequence MDYTYWYLFPLGIIIATLAMSAGISGANFWIPVYLILIKLDPLISFWLALITMIFGFGSGVIRNVYQGSVNWYIVRQYLIITVPTAILGSLLTSYIDGNFLILIFGSFIFIYGTYMLKSCFTSQKAAGKHQKVFWGIGFMAGFLKGLIATGLGKLIVPGIWNHEKIDHPSQVIGSAVVIIFIVDIVAAVTRMNPGFVSGLVENRNILFNVLIFVLPSVVIGGQIGPRIIKDANAEQLKVYISVMLIFVSVLIFSRLV; translated from the coding sequence ATGGATTACACGTACTGGTACCTGTTTCCTCTCGGGATAATTATTGCCACATTGGCAATGTCAGCTGGCATTTCCGGAGCTAATTTCTGGATACCGGTATATCTGATCCTCATTAAACTCGACCCGTTGATCAGCTTCTGGTTAGCGCTTATAACTATGATTTTTGGTTTTGGGAGCGGGGTAATCAGAAATGTATACCAGGGATCGGTCAACTGGTATATTGTCAGACAATACCTTATTATCACAGTCCCGACCGCTATTTTAGGTTCACTGTTAACATCCTACATTGATGGCAATTTTCTCATACTCATATTTGGCTCCTTCATTTTCATTTATGGAACGTACATGCTCAAAAGCTGCTTCACTTCCCAAAAAGCAGCGGGAAAACATCAGAAGGTATTCTGGGGAATAGGTTTCATGGCGGGATTTCTTAAAGGGCTCATTGCGACGGGCTTGGGTAAGTTGATCGTGCCCGGGATATGGAACCATGAAAAGATCGACCATCCGTCCCAGGTTATCGGGTCGGCCGTTGTCATCATATTTATTGTTGATATTGTGGCTGCTGTTACCAGGATGAATCCTGGGTTTGTAAGTGGGCTTGTGGAGAATAGAAATATATTGTTCAATGTTCTTATCTTCGTATTACCTTCGGTGGTTATTGGTGGGCAGATAGGGCCGCGGATTATTAAGGATGCAAATGCTGAA
- a CDS encoding TIGR00375 family protein: protein MPVINADLHIHSKYSMATSGRMDIPTLGVESVKKGIQLVGTGDCLHRKWLDEIKSLPEVADGVYGKDSARFVLTVELEDTDRVHHLLIVPDVAKAEEIREAVEPLSVNIDTDGRPNVNLNGIQIAEIARDAGALIGPAHAFTPWTAMYAYHDSLTSCYGDMAPYISFVELGLSADTDLADRISELHRLTFLTNSDAHSPWPNKLAREFNRFQMEDITFPELEKAILRIDGRKPVMNVGLFSQQGKYHESACIRCYQHYTLRESVMKNWRCTCGGRIKKGVVDRVEEKADTTGHPDHRPPYLHLFPLSEIIMMALGVASTTTKKVKSNWEILVDLFGSEVTVLLEAELDGIEGVDTNVIRAIRKFRKGKVRVVPGGGGQYGKIEILENEIDDMAEAPNQDEPQRSLFEY, encoded by the coding sequence CAGCTTGTGGGTACAGGAGACTGCCTGCATCGCAAATGGCTGGATGAGATCAAATCTTTGCCAGAAGTGGCTGATGGTGTCTATGGAAAGGACTCTGCCAGGTTCGTGCTGACTGTTGAGCTGGAAGATACAGACAGGGTGCATCATCTGCTTATTGTGCCTGATGTGGCCAAAGCAGAGGAGATCAGGGAAGCAGTCGAGCCACTTTCGGTCAATATCGATACCGACGGCCGTCCAAACGTGAATCTGAATGGCATCCAGATAGCAGAGATCGCAAGGGATGCGGGAGCGCTCATTGGCCCGGCCCACGCATTTACACCCTGGACCGCCATGTATGCCTACCATGACAGCCTGACCAGCTGCTATGGGGACATGGCACCATATATTAGCTTCGTGGAACTGGGCTTGAGTGCAGATACTGACCTTGCTGACCGTATCAGTGAATTGCACAGGTTAACATTCCTGACAAACAGCGATGCACACAGCCCCTGGCCTAATAAACTTGCCAGGGAATTTAATAGGTTCCAGATGGAGGATATTACGTTTCCAGAGCTGGAAAAGGCCATATTGCGAATTGATGGACGAAAGCCTGTCATGAATGTGGGCCTGTTTTCCCAGCAGGGAAAATACCATGAATCAGCATGCATTCGCTGTTATCAACATTATACCCTGCGAGAGAGTGTGATGAAGAACTGGCGCTGCACGTGCGGTGGAAGGATCAAGAAAGGGGTCGTGGACAGGGTGGAGGAAAAGGCTGATACTACCGGCCATCCCGATCACAGGCCACCGTACCTGCACCTGTTCCCTTTGTCTGAGATTATCATGATGGCTCTGGGAGTGGCAAGTACCACCACTAAGAAGGTGAAAAGTAACTGGGAAATATTGGTGGATCTGTTCGGTAGTGAGGTGACAGTATTGCTGGAAGCCGAACTTGACGGTATTGAGGGGGTGGATACCAATGTTATCCGTGCCATACGAAAGTTCCGGAAGGGCAAGGTCAGGGTTGTACCCGGGGGAGGGGGACAGTACGGCAAAATTGAGATCTTGGAAAATGAAATTGATGATATGGCTGAAGCACCAAACCAGGATGAACCCCAGCGATCCCTGTTTGAATATTAA